Proteins found in one Plasmodium gaboni strain SY75 chromosome 13, whole genome shotgun sequence genomic segment:
- a CDS encoding putative zinc finger protein, whose amino-acid sequence MKMSVTLRQHFWKTKLCPLHMENRCNEGSNCDYAHSIEDLRSIPDLKRTKLCYKLLKGEKCFNKKCNYAHNQDELKSAQNLFAYKSSMCKFVANKRCLNGATCRFAHSVDELRIPRIPDILLEKKDNNQTDGGNKDLLNIGMNNNMLNELNNSHKKTRNRNNFNNNLDMLINNFNEMHIINNEYMKNYNNSLNIHNKGENSYDNIINMNNYNENGNAFVDHVNDHFCDKIFNSHLDNNMNIHINNKINNNMNNNMNNNMNNNMNNHINNNINNNINNNMNNHINNNMNNHINNNMNNYINSNMNKHYSNCSYGTYDNRFIQKNCEIKYQDDMKKKEKNKYKNKGKLLKEETNSPNYIDKQNNSSTEKNKKSKNSCIMNSTSSSLKNNEDKSYDSNTTISSSLNYVDEDKNKTNEDTYASPTFEKVDKNQYYAKTEETISMNNMDKSCNKDDSKEEKKKLEIRKNEKLNIKDIYDENKNIYIHDSNKHNNNNNNNNMNNIKDKKKKNNILTNQIKEEQNKINNVEYENYTNSCLYKKININQNIPNYYNYPNYHSYPIYENYPNIYNYPNIHNYHNFQNISNIKGYSPYFNYIQTNDKISKADTCVDSPYSQYINPNEYYFYDHQNNIQYVPPNYYGNYLYYYAAPYGYGPIGLPEKVVHNNPPNEKIIFNDNTGKEYTTNEEISIKEVETEIEEDKSDDGNNKVEDSDEVDSVLPKYEECTTEEKIYENNICEEMKHEFDTYEKKVLQVVTEEDNINEKDTSVIKNYKNVNETCNMEENIKGEDSQICSLDDIKKEHSVKNNENYYVITNVHENVKTSSIQNLMNEKISNKHISLNIEDPKRKNKNEKQTNEEVQISSNILHKNEEEIKTKDMKYYHKENKVKRKKKISKLISSKDSKKKNNRNNNIMQNGKNTKLNPVPSSVYSYIGNTINSQGLNYDTTYMKPLSNDMDIYMNNLYHINPLNNDYINYNLNNRNYGYYYCSYPNPSIFNDEAYLN is encoded by the coding sequence atgaaaatgtCAGTAACCCTTCGCCAACATTTCTGGAAAACAAAATTGTGCCCTTTACATATGGAGAATAGGTGTAATGAAGGGAGCAATTGTGATTATGCTCATTCTATAGAAGACCTAAGATCTATTCCTGATTTGAAAAGAACTAAATTATGTTACAAGCTATTAAAAGGAGAGAaatgttttaataaaaaatgtaattaTGCGCATAATCAAGATGAATTAAAATCTGCACAGAATTTATTTGCATATAAATCATCTATGTGTAAATTTGTAGCAAATAAAAGATGCTTGAATGGCGCTACATGTCGTTTTGCTCATTCAGTTGATGAATTAAGGATACCAAGGATACctgatatattattagaaaaGAAGGATAATAACCAAACGGATGGGGGAAACAAGGATCTCCTAAATATAGgaatgaataataatatgttgAATGAACTAAATAATAGCCATAAGAAAACAagaaatagaaataattttaataataatttagatatgcttataaataattttaatgaaatgcatattattaataatgaatatatgaagaattataataattcattaaACATTCATAACAAAGGCGAAAATAgttatgataatattattaatatgaataattataatgaaaatggAAATGCTTTTGTTGATCATGTGAATGATCATTTTTGtgataaaatttttaatagCCATTtggataataatatgaatattcatatcaacaataaaataaataataacatgAATAATAACATGAATAATAACATGAATAATAACATGAATAATCACATCAATAATAACATCAATAATAACatcaataataatatgaataatcacatcaataataatatgaataatcacatcaataataatatgaacaattACATAAACAGTAACATGAATAAACATTATAGTAATTGTTCTTATGGTACATATGATAACCGTTTTATACAAAAGAACTgtgaaataaaatatcaagatgatatgaaaaagaaagaaaaaaataaatataaaaataaagggAAATTATTAAAGGAGGAAACAAACAGTCCAAATTACATAGACAAACAAAACAATAGCAGtacagaaaaaaataaaaaatcaaaaaacAGTTGTATCATGAATAGTACTTCTTCGTCTTTGAAAAACAATGAAGACAAAAGTTATGATAGTAACACAACCATATCATCAAGTTTAAATTATGTAGATGAAGATAAGAACAAAACAAATGAAGATACTTATGCAAGCCCTACATTTGAAAAAGTTGATAAAAATCAGTATTATGCAAAAACAGAAGAAACCATAAGCATGAACAATATGGATAAATCATGTAACAAAGATGATTCAAAAGAagagaagaaaaaattagaaataagaaaaaatgaaaaattaaatataaaagatatatatgatgaaaataaaaatatatatatccatgATTCAAATAAgcataataataataataataataataatatgaataatataaaagataaaaagaaaaaaaataatattttgacaaatcaaataaaggaagaacaaaacaaaataaataatgtagaatatgaaaattatacaaattcatgtttatataaaaaaattaatataaatcaaaatattcCAAATTATTACAATTATCCTAATTATCACAGTTATCCTatttatgaaaattatcctaatatttataattatccgaatatacataattatcacaattttcaaaatatatcaaatattaAAGGTTACAGTCCCTATTTCAATTACATACAAacaaatgataaaattaGTAAAGCGGATACATGTGTAGATAGTCCATATTctcaatatataaatccaaatgaatattatttttatgatcatcaaaataatatacaatatGTTCCACCAAATTATTATGGaaattatttgtattattacGCGGCTCCATATGGTTATGGACCTATTGGTTTACCAGAAAAAGTAGTACATAATAACCCTCctaatgaaaaaataatatttaatgaCAATACAGGAAAAGAATATACAACAAATGAGGAGATTAGCATAAAGGAGGTAGAAACCGAAATTGAAGAAGATAAATCTGATGATGGGAATAATAAAGTAGAAGATTCGGATGAAGTAGATAGTGTATTACCAAAATATGAAGAATGTACTACAGAGGAGAAAATATACGAAAACAATATATGTGAAGAAATGAAACATGAATTTGATacatatgaaaaaaagGTATTACAAGTGGTTACAGAAGAggataatattaatgagAAGGATACATCTGtgataaaaaattacaaaaatgTCAATGAAACATGCAATATggaagaaaatataaaaggTGAAGATTCACAAATATGTTCTTTAGATGACATAAAGAAAGAGCATAgtgtaaaaaataatgagAACTATTATGTTATAACGAATGTACACGAAAATGTAAAAACATCTAGTATTCAAAACCTTatgaatgaaaaaatttCCAACAAACATATTTCTCTTAACATAGAAGACccaaaaagaaaaaacaaaaatgaGAAACAAACTAATGAAGAAGTACAAATAAGTTCAAACAttttacataaaaatgaagaagaaataaaaacgaaagatatgaaatattatcataaagaaaataaggtaaaaagaaaaaagaaaatatcCAAGCTAATATCTTCAAAAGATTccaaaaagaaaaataatagaaataataatattatgcaaaatggaaaaaataCGAAATTAAATCCTGTTCCTTCATCTGTATATAGTTATATTGGAAATACGATTAATTCTCAAGGTCTAAATTATGATACCACGTATATGAAACCATTGTCTAATGatatggatatatatatgaacaatctatatcatataaatcctctgaataatgattatataaattataatttgaataatagaaattatggttattattattgttcTTATCCTAATCCTTCTATTTTTAATGATGAAGCATATTTAAATTAG
- a CDS encoding putative HVA22-like protein, whose amino-acid sequence MGLHILPKNIMHLVNMIICIICPALKTYNLLINKKDKATEDTLQYIHFLTYWILYSFYTYFESAFIVKLMNVVPFYGELKIMLFFWLYSDTFQGAGYLYFKFIEKHYSIIDKKICDLIQNKIPKNVSNFFYFEKSNKKIHNKIKSMVSKKDLY is encoded by the coding sequence ATGGGGTTACACATACTTCCAAAGAATATTATGCATTTAgtaaatatgataatatgcATAATATGCCCAGCCCTgaaaacatataatttattaataaataaaaaagataaagCCACAGAAGACACCTTAcaatatattcattttttaacatattggatattatattcattttatacatattttgAAAGTGCATTTATAGTAAAGTTAATGAATGTCGTACCCTTTTATGGTGAACTAAAAATTATGCTTTTCTTTTGGTTATATAGTGATACTTTTCAAGGGGCTGGAtacttatattttaaatttatagAAAAACATTATTCAATCattgataaaaaaatatgtgaCTTAATTCAGAACAAAATACCAAAAAATGTATCCAACTTTTTCTATTTTGAAAAgtcaaataaaaaaatacataacaaaataaaaagtatgGTTTCCAAGAAGGActtatattaa
- a CDS encoding 40S ribosomal protein S15, producing MGRMYGKGKGISSSTLPYKRKQPSWLKQKPSEIEDAIIKLAKKGQTPSQIGATLRDNYGIPQVKSVTGNKILRILRAQGIATTIPEDLYFLIKKAVSMRKHLEKNKKDKDCKFRLILTESKIHRISRYYKRKKLLPSNWKYQSSTASALIA from the coding sequence ATGGGACGTATGTACGGTAAAGGTAAAGGTATATCCAGTTCTACTCTTCCATATAAAAGGAAACAACCAAGTTGGTTAAAACAGAAACCTTCAGAAATTGAGGATGCTATAATTAAGTTAGCTAAAAAAGGTCAGACCCCATCACAAATAGGTGCTACCTTAAGAGATAATTATGGTATTCCACAGGTAAAATCTGTTACCggaaataaaattttaagaATCCTAAGAGCTCAAGGTATTGCTACTACCATTCCAGaagatttatattttttaattaaaaaagcTGTTTCTATGAGAAAACATCTTGAAAAGAACAAGAAAGATAAAGATTGCAAATTCAGACTTATTTTAACTGAATCAAAAATTCATAGAATATCACgatattataaaagaaaaaaattattacCATCTAACTGGAAATACCAATCAAGTACTGCTAGTGCTCTTATAGCTTAA
- a CDS encoding putative GTP-binding protein, with protein sequence MGLLEKIKEIEAEMARTQKNKATEYHLGQLKAKLAKYRSQLLEAPKAGKKGEGFDVQRQGDARICLIGFPSVGKSTLLSKITSTTSEVADYEFTTLTCKPGIISYKDSKIQLLDLPGIIQGASEGRGRGRQVIAVAKSCDMIMMILDATRDDSQKIKLENELKSVGIRINQEPQRITLTRKKMGGVVINSTVPLTKLDNKLIMSILHQYKIHNCNLLFNEDASVDDLIDVIEGNRKYIKCIYVYNKIDMLPIEDINKIALCDNTVVISSSKSWNLDVLKEYIFQKLEIIRVYTKVRKEKPDFTNPITLTRQRGTQTVEAVLNQIHKDMIKDFKFALVWGRSTKHNPQRVDLHHKLADEDVIQIAKNS encoded by the exons ATGGGATTATTAGAG AAAATCAAAGAAATAGAGGCCGAAATGGCCCGGACTCAAAAAAATAAGGCAACAGAG TATCACTTGGGTCAATTAAAAGCAAAACTTGCCAAATATAg GTCACAATTACTTGAGGCCCCTAAAGCCGGGAAAAAAGGGGAAGGTTTTGATGTTCAAAg acAAGGTGATGCCAGAATATGTTTAATTGGATTTCCATCAGTTGGAAAATCAACACtattatcaaaaataaCAAGTACAACATCAGAAGTGGCCGATTATGAATTTACAACCTTAACATGTAAACCAg GTATAATAAGTTATAAGGATTCAAAAATTCAACTACTCGATCTTCCTGGAATTATTCAAGGAGCTTCAGAAGGACGTGGACGTGGAAGACAG GTCATTGCTGTAGCTAAATCGTGCGACATGATCATGATGATTTTGGATGCTACTAGAGATGATAGccaaaaaataaaactaGAAAA tgAACTTAAATCTGTAGGAATAAGGATAAATCAAGAACCACAGAGg ataacATTAACAAGAAAAAAGATGGGAGGTGTTGTCATAAATAGTACTGTACCACTGACAAAG tTGGATAATAAACTTATAATGAGTATACTCCATCAATATAAAATACACAATTGTAATTTACTATTTAATGAAGACGCTTCT GTTGATGATCTTATTGACGTTATAGAAGGgaatagaaaatatattaaatgtatatatgtatataacAAAATTGATATGTTACCCATAGaagatattaataaaattgCATTGTg TGATAATACTGTTGTTATTAGTAGCAGTAAATCTTGGAATTTAGATGTGTTAAAGGAATACATATTCCAGAAGCTAGAAATTATTAGAGTTTATACAAAAGTTCGTAAAGAAAAACCAGATTTTACAAATCCTATTACATTAACAAGACAAAGAg gTACACAAACAGTTGAAGCTGTTCTTAACCAAATACACAAG GATATGATTAAAGATTTTAAGTTTGCTTTGGTATGGGGAAGAAGTACCAAACACAATCCACAAAGAGTAGATTTAC ATCACAAACTAGCTGATGAGGACGTTATACAAATAGCAAAAAATAGCTAA